A single window of Gossypium hirsutum isolate 1008001.06 chromosome A10, Gossypium_hirsutum_v2.1, whole genome shotgun sequence DNA harbors:
- the LOC107896737 gene encoding protein SIEVE ELEMENT OCCLUSION B has protein sequence MALLTNPGPFHPSIPRPLHNPASAPAPAAAQPQVHDHGAAPANHNHDHLTSTTQLRTATPGAGQALMKSPSATHALIRGDRTAGMLTMSDDHVMMNQILATHAPDGRDVDVRPLLYLVEDILNRATKHVNFIIKGTQVQIEMEEKAQQANYIAMLEALTFTIDRIACELSYKALRGSDPHTTTTAIFSFLSSYAWDAKLVLSLSAFALNYGEFWLLAQIYSTNQLAKSMAILKQLPSLLEHTAPLKPRFNALNTLIRTMMDVTRCVVEFKDLPSMYISPDAPALASAMTLIPTAVYWTIRSMVACATQISSLTSMGHEYGVLATESWELSTLAHKLQNIHEHLRKQLNLCYQHIEEKKDVDTFHMLLKLFDPNVAHIDNMKHLKALIYAGDDKLPLLDGATRRKVGLEVLRRRNVLLLISSLEFSGDELAILEQIYSDTRMHEAGMQSHYEVVWIPVVEHSGVPLSEETRTRFEALRSSMPWYSVEDPLLIEKPVLRFIKEIWHFRTKPILVVLDPRGKVLSQNAIHMMWIWGSAAFPFTSYEEEKLWSKETWQLNQLIDGIDPLILDWIKDGKYIFLYGGDDIEWISKFVASARTVASAFGIPLEMVYVGKSNKREQVKKVAAIIKERKLSHCWEDPAMVWFFWTRLESMMFSKIQLGRADDLDPIVQGIKKLLSYGREGGWAVLSEGSNILVNGHSTTVLPTLVDYVKWRGNVAEKGFNLSFIEYHDQLHNVAHPCCRFEFLATTKAPESIRCPECHRVMEKHTAFVCCHDEQAIPDSLFAS, from the exons ATGGCTCTTTTGACAAACCCTGGTCCATTTCACCCATCAATCCCCAGACCCCTCCACAATCCCGCTAGTGCTCCTGCGCCTGCTGCTGCTCAGCCGCAGGTCCATGATCATGGTGCAGCTCCAGCAAACCACAACCATGACCATCTTACTTCCACCACTCAGCTACGTACTGCCACTCCTGGTGCTGGCCAGGCACTCATGAAGAGTCCTAGTGCTACTCATGCACTCATCAGGGGTGACCGCACCGCTGGCATGTTAACCATGTCGGATGACCATGTGATGATGAATCAAATTTTGGCCACCCATGCACCCGATGGCCGAGATGTTGATGTTCGGCCTCTTCTCTATCTGGTCGAAGACATCCTGAATCGCGCCACCAAGCATGTCAATTTCATCATCAAG GGTACTCAGGTTCAAATCGAAATGGAAGAAAAGGCTCAGCAAGCAAATTATATAGCTATGCTTGAAGCTCTTACATTTACCATCGATAGAATCGCATGCGAG CTATCCTACAAGGCTTTGAGAGGTTCCGACCCGCACACCACGACAACTGCGATTTTCAGTTTTCTATCAAGCTATGCGTGGGATGCTAAGCTGGTGCTATCTCTATCAGCCTTTGCCTTGAACTATGGAGAATTCTGGCTTCTTGCTCAGATTTACTCGACCAACCAGCTTGCCAAGTCGATGGCAATCTTGAAGCAACTGCCATCACTTCTGGAGCACACAGCTCCGTTGAAACCCCGGTTCAATGCGCTCAACACTTTGATTCGGACAATGATGGATGTAACCAGATGTGTTGTCGAGTTCAAGGATCTCCCCTCGATGTACATCTCACCAGACGCACCGGCATTAGCCTCTGCCATGACCCTTATCCCAACCGCTGTCTATTGGACCATCCGGAGCATGGTGGCTTGTGCAACTCAAATTTCTAGCCTCACTAGCATGGGTCATGA GTATGGAGTTTTGGCAACAGAGTCCTGGGAGTTGTCGACGTTGGCTCACAAACTCCAGAACATACATGAACATCTAAGGAAGCAGCTGAATTTATGTTACCAACATATCG AGGAAAAGAAAGATGTTGACACTTTCCACATGCTTCTGAAGCTTTTTGATCCGAATGTGGCGCACATAGACAACATGAAACATCTAAAGGCCTTGATTTATGCCGGGGACGATAAACTGCCGCTTCTTGACGGTGCTACAAGGAGAAAG GTTGGCCTAGAGGTTCTGAGAAGGAGAAATGTGCTCTTGCTAATTTCAAGCCTCGAATTCTCTGGAGACGAGCTTGCGATTCTCGAGCAGATATACAGCGACACCAGGATGCATGAAGCAGGGATGCAGAGCCACTATGAGGTGGTCTGGATCCCGGTTGTGGAACATTCTGGTGTCCCATTGAGTGAGGAAACACGAACCAGATTCGAGGCCCTAAGGAGCAGCATGCCGTGGTACTCAGTGGAGGACCCTTTGCTCATTGAGAAGCCTGTCTTGAGGTTCATTAAGGAGATTTGGCACTTCAGGACCAAGCCAATCCTTGTGGTCCTAGATCCTCGAGGCAAAGTGCTGTCCCAAAATGCAATCCACATGATGTGGATTTGGGGAAGCGCTGCATTCCCCTTCACTAGTTACGAAGAAGAAAAACTCTGGAGTAAAGAAACATGGCAGCTCAACCAACTCATCGACGGCATTGACCCGTTGATCCTCGACTGG ATTAAAGATGGGAAATACATTTTCTTATACGGAGGGGACGATATCGAGTGGATTAGCAAATTTGTAGCCTCAGCACGCACGGTTGCTTCCGCATTTGGCATTCCTCTGGAGATGGTTTATGTGGGAAAAAGCAACAAAAGGGAGCAAGTGAAGAAAGTGGCAGCCATTATCAAAGAGAGGAAGCTTAGCCATTGTTGGGAAGACCCGGCCATGGTGTGGTTCTTCTGGACCAGGTTAGAAAGTATGATGTTTTCAAAGATTCAATTAGGCCGAGCCGATGACCTCGACCCAATAGTGCAAGGAATAAAGAAGCTGCTTAGCTATGGCAGAGAAGGTGGATGGGCAGTGCTTAGTGAAGGGTCTAATATTCTTGTGAATGGCCATTCCACAACTGTTTTGCCTACCTTGGTTGACTATGTTAAATGGAGAGGGAATGTTGCAGAGAAAGGTTTTAATTTGTCATTCATAGAGTACCATGATCAGCTTCACAATGTGGCTCACCCGTGCTGCCGTTTTGAGTTTCTGGCCACCACGAAGGCACCCGAAAGCATAAGGTGCCCGGAATGCCACCGCGTCATGGAGAAACATACTGCTTTCGTTTGCTGCCATGATGAACAAGCCATCCCAGACTCACTGTTTGCAAGCTGA